The Humulus lupulus chromosome 3, drHumLupu1.1, whole genome shotgun sequence genome window below encodes:
- the LOC133823737 gene encoding transcription repressor OFP6-like, whose translation MASGTTRKKLLLNTVSVDLGCSCTRPKLSLLFHPKSKPKIKAHRKPKRQYSISSSYSPTTKDNDDEEEDTTTTTSSTLFSSDDNKSSPRTTVKGFGRVGGEGVAVEKDSDDPYLDFRQSMLQMILENEIYSKDDLRELLNCFLQLNAPSHHGIIVRAFTEIWDGVFSVRSGSASMATKVRHFGYNKPTSRDYSYSYY comes from the coding sequence ATGGCTAGTGGTACAACCAGAAAGAAGCTCCTCCTGAACACAGTATCAGTCGACCTAGGTTGCAGCTGCACCCGGCCAAAGCTCTCCCTCTTATTCCACCCCAAGTCCAAGCCCAAAATCAAAGCCCATCGGAAGCCCAAACGACAATACTCCATCTCGAGTTCATATTCTCCGACGACGAAAGACAACGACGACGAAGAAGaagacaccaccaccaccacttccTCCACCTTATTCTCCTCCGACGACAACAAGAGCTCGCCGAGAACAACCGTTAAGGGGTTCGGCCGAGTCGGCGGCGAAGGCGTGGCCGTGGAAAAAGATTCCGACGACCCGTACTTGGATTTCCGGCAATCGATGCTGCAGATGATACTGGAGAACGAGATTTACTCGAAGGACGATCTCCGCGAGCTTCTGAACTGCTTTCTCCAGCTGAACGCTCCTTCCCACCATGGAATAATTGTTCGAGCTTTCACCGAGATCTGGGATGGAGTTTTTTCCGTAAGGTCTGGTTCTGCCTCCATGGCCACCAAAGTACGGCATTTCGGTTACAACAAGCCCACGTCACGtgactactcctactcctactattAG